ATTCCGATTACTGGATCGTAAAACCGATTCATTAGGAAATATTGAATGGCAAAATACAATTGGAGAAATAATGAAGAATGTTTGATTTCGATAAACAAACTGCAGATAGTGGCTTTGTCATGGGTGGATTTTCGTCATCGCCAATATCGGGTGACAAAACCGAGCACAGTAATTACCGCGACTATTTTGTGTTGAAAGTAGATAAGAATGGCATTGATGAATGGCAGAATACGATATGGGCAAATGGAGAAGAATGGATACAGGAATTACAGCAGACTAATGACGGTTATATTCTTGGTGGATATTCGAGTGCA
Above is a window of Bacteroidota bacterium DNA encoding:
- a CDS encoding T9SS C-terminal target domain-containing protein, whose protein sequence is MFDFDKQTADSGFVMGGFSSSPISGDKTEHSNYRDYFVLKVDKNGIDEWQNTIWANGEEWIQELQQTNDGYILGGYSSA